One window of Methanogenium organophilum genomic DNA carries:
- the cgi121 gene encoding KEOPS complex subunit Cgi121 — MNNVAGPLMPTHAILFANAEISDIQEFLSAVHATADRIDAHIICINADRVAGRLHLDAALAHACRTWFTDKNPVARSFEMELLLWVAASRQTSVAAKFGAQKGKMPLWVVIVPAVENAADEIARIPGITLPPAPPAGTEPICAEKRSRLMQDFSITETELATIGTQRLPELIAERVALSAVYR; from the coding sequence ATGAATAATGTAGCAGGCCCCCTTATGCCCACTCATGCGATCCTCTTTGCCAATGCGGAAATATCTGACATTCAGGAGTTTCTTTCGGCCGTACATGCCACCGCAGACCGCATCGATGCCCATATCATCTGTATTAATGCTGACCGGGTTGCAGGTCGCCTACACCTGGATGCCGCACTCGCCCATGCCTGTCGGACATGGTTTACGGACAAAAACCCTGTCGCACGGTCCTTTGAGATGGAACTGCTCCTCTGGGTGGCAGCTAGCCGACAGACAAGTGTTGCTGCCAAATTCGGCGCACAGAAGGGGAAGATGCCTCTCTGGGTGGTTATAGTGCCAGCAGTCGAGAATGCAGCAGACGAAATCGCCAGAATACCCGGTATTACCCTCCCTCCTGCCCCACCCGCAGGGACAGAACCCATTTGTGCAGAGAAACGTTCACGCCTGATGCAGGACTTCTCCATCACTGAAACGGAACTTGCCACCATCGGCACACAACGGCTCCCCGAACTTATCGCAGAACGAGTCGCCCTCTCTGCCGTGTACCGATAA
- a CDS encoding ATP-dependent DNA helicase, producing the protein MHFSDLPLPEAFKQNIKDKGIEFLYPPQNECIEKGLLEGADLLVAIPTASGKTLIAEMAMHAAIARGGMSLYIVPLKALATEKAHEFANKGCAIGVATGDYDQKEARLGANDIVIATSEKVDSLLRNGAPWLSRVSCLVVDEVHLIDDESRGPTLEMVITKLRHATPNMQVIALSATIGNPKELAGWLGADLITSDWRPVDLREGICYRNMIYFNDEEREIPSPAKTEDINLLLDCVADGGQCLVFVSSRRNAEGYAKRAASALKSEHAVLDSIAEKLEAAAETDMGRTLAACVRNGAAFHHAGMNRMQRTLVEEGFRSGFIKSISSTPTLAAGLNLPARRVIIRDYLRYVGGEGMRPIPVREYRQMAGRAGRPHLDPYGEAILIAKSEYAVNDLYEEYVEAPDEEVRSGCGEQGILTAHILSLVATGFARSRDELMEFLEKTFYAHQHTGKRALSRTLNDALSFLTGAEMVTDLSGMLHATEYGELTSRLYIDPRSAEMITAALREDGELTDLALLQLLCMTPDMFTLYVKKNDLAMLEKFFYDHEEEFRTEFSYDEMEEFFRSLKTAMLLSDWMDETGDDTICTRYGVGPGDIHNAVEGIGWLLHASGRLARLFSPEHRNGVEETTLRIRHGIRHELIPLVRIKGIGRVRARRLFTNNITSPEALLTADPAFVGSIVGGKTAESIIRAAKTMKRGRGRRDPLAERMAARNGENEPTEKGQSGQNTGAAEDIATVGTEEGPGAQRSLFSFGGEADE; encoded by the coding sequence TTGCATTTTTCTGATTTGCCACTGCCTGAGGCATTTAAACAGAATATTAAAGATAAAGGTATCGAATTCCTGTACCCGCCCCAGAACGAGTGCATTGAAAAAGGGCTGCTTGAAGGTGCCGATCTGCTGGTTGCCATTCCCACTGCATCCGGAAAGACCCTGATTGCAGAGATGGCGATGCATGCCGCCATTGCACGGGGGGGGATGAGCCTCTACATTGTCCCATTAAAAGCACTTGCAACAGAAAAGGCCCATGAATTTGCAAACAAGGGCTGTGCTATCGGTGTCGCCACCGGGGATTATGATCAAAAGGAGGCACGCCTTGGCGCAAATGACATCGTGATCGCCACTTCAGAGAAAGTGGACTCTCTCCTCAGAAACGGCGCCCCCTGGCTATCCCGTGTCTCCTGCCTCGTCGTTGACGAGGTACACCTTATCGACGATGAGTCACGCGGACCCACCCTTGAAATGGTGATTACCAAACTGCGCCATGCCACTCCGAACATGCAGGTAATCGCTCTCTCCGCAACTATCGGCAACCCTAAGGAACTGGCGGGCTGGCTGGGGGCAGACCTTATCACCTCAGACTGGCGTCCGGTGGACCTCAGGGAGGGTATTTGCTATCGCAATATGATCTACTTTAACGATGAGGAGCGTGAGATTCCTTCTCCTGCAAAGACCGAAGACATCAATCTGCTTCTGGACTGTGTGGCAGACGGGGGGCAGTGCCTCGTCTTTGTCTCATCCCGGCGCAATGCAGAAGGATACGCAAAACGGGCGGCTTCGGCCCTGAAATCAGAGCATGCAGTGCTGGACAGTATTGCAGAGAAACTCGAAGCCGCTGCCGAGACTGATATGGGCCGTACTCTTGCTGCCTGTGTGAGAAACGGTGCGGCCTTCCATCATGCCGGAATGAACCGCATGCAGCGGACACTCGTTGAAGAGGGTTTCCGGAGTGGATTTATCAAGTCGATCTCATCTACTCCCACACTCGCGGCAGGCCTAAACCTTCCCGCACGCCGGGTAATCATCCGTGATTATCTCCGCTACGTCGGTGGAGAAGGAATGCGGCCAATACCGGTACGGGAATACCGGCAGATGGCAGGGAGGGCCGGACGGCCGCACCTTGATCCCTATGGTGAGGCCATTCTTATTGCAAAATCAGAATATGCGGTAAATGATCTCTACGAGGAGTATGTAGAGGCACCTGACGAGGAGGTCCGCTCCGGATGTGGAGAACAGGGTATCCTCACAGCACACATCCTCTCCCTTGTCGCAACCGGCTTTGCCCGTTCCCGTGACGAACTGATGGAATTTCTGGAGAAGACCTTCTATGCCCACCAGCACACCGGAAAACGGGCCCTTTCCCGGACACTGAACGATGCCCTTTCATTTCTCACGGGCGCCGAGATGGTGACGGACCTCTCCGGTATGCTGCATGCAACCGAATACGGTGAGCTGACGAGCAGGCTCTACATTGACCCCCGCTCAGCCGAGATGATCACCGCAGCACTCCGGGAAGATGGAGAACTCACTGATTTAGCCCTTCTCCAGCTGCTCTGCATGACACCGGATATGTTCACTCTGTATGTAAAGAAAAATGACCTGGCCATGCTGGAGAAGTTCTTCTATGACCACGAAGAGGAGTTCAGAACCGAGTTCTCCTACGATGAGATGGAGGAATTCTTCCGCAGCCTTAAGACCGCAATGCTCCTCTCCGACTGGATGGACGAGACAGGTGACGATACCATCTGCACCCGCTACGGCGTCGGCCCGGGTGACATCCATAATGCAGTAGAGGGAATAGGGTGGCTGCTTCATGCCTCCGGAAGGCTGGCACGCCTTTTCTCGCCTGAACACCGCAACGGAGTGGAGGAAACCACCCTGCGGATCCGTCACGGCATCCGTCATGAGTTAATTCCTCTGGTCCGCATAAAAGGCATCGGGCGGGTTCGGGCACGCCGCCTCTTCACAAACAACATCACCAGCCCTGAAGCACTTCTCACTGCAGACCCCGCCTTTGTCGGCAGCATCGTAGGCGGAAAAACAGCAGAGAGTATTATTCGGGCCGCAAAGACCATGAAACGTGGCAGGGGCCGCAGGGATCCTCTTGCAGAACGTATGGCCGCACGGAATGGGGAGAACGAGCCAACAGAGAAAGGACAGAGTGGACAGAACACCGGGGCGGCAGAAGATATTGCCACTGTAGGGACAGAAGAAGGACCAGGCGCACAAAGGTCGCTCTTCTCATTTGGGGGAGAGGCAGATGAATAA
- a CDS encoding KH domain-containing protein — MTTTEIKITTARIPVLIGKGGKTKRDIEKKTGTTLAIDSEDGLVEIEGEDAIAVMRTTELVRAINRGFSPERAFTLFEDEDMILDIMDLSGVCTTPKQMERLRGRIIGKNGRAREQIEDMTGAILSVQGKTVAVIGMIDQVKNVRTAVEMLIEGLPHATVFSFLDRKKKEAKVDMLEYYY; from the coding sequence ATGACCACCACTGAGATAAAAATCACCACCGCCCGCATCCCGGTCCTCATCGGGAAAGGCGGCAAAACAAAACGCGATATTGAAAAGAAAACCGGGACCACCCTCGCGATTGACTCTGAGGACGGACTCGTTGAGATTGAAGGAGAGGACGCCATTGCCGTCATGCGCACAACAGAACTGGTGCGTGCCATCAACCGCGGATTCTCACCCGAGCGGGCCTTTACCCTCTTCGAAGACGAAGATATGATTCTGGACATCATGGACCTCTCCGGTGTCTGCACGACACCAAAACAGATGGAACGCCTCCGGGGCAGGATCATCGGCAAGAACGGACGGGCACGTGAACAGATCGAGGATATGACCGGGGCCATCCTCTCTGTCCAGGGTAAGACGGTTGCGGTTATCGGCATGATTGACCAGGTAAAGAATGTCCGGACCGCAGTTGAAATGCTCATTGAAGGACTGCCACATGCGACGGTATTCTCCTTTTTGGATCGCAAGAAGAAAGAGGCAAAGGTCGACATGCTCGAATATTATTATTGA